A single genomic interval of Isorropodon fossajaponicum endosymbiont JTNG4 harbors:
- the lptA gene encoding lipopolysaccharide transport periplasmic protein LptA produces MSKVLLMCLLVLSGHTIALVIDSSKPIKVSASMVVIDEKKKISTYVGKASITQGFLMLRAEIIQLFSNQQEVIKIIAKGTHKQPAHYQQNQPNQSRFIEAQALNITYLTKQELVHLKGKAHLVQGFDSFSGGTLDYDIKNDKIITSMSKDGTQRARFKIKL; encoded by the coding sequence ATGAGTAAAGTTCTTTTAATGTGTTTATTGGTACTATCTGGACATACAATCGCTTTAGTGATTGACAGTTCTAAGCCCATCAAAGTTAGTGCCAGTATGGTTGTGATTGATGAGAAAAAAAAAATAAGTACTTATGTGGGCAAGGCTAGTATTACTCAAGGCTTTCTTATGTTAAGAGCTGAAATCATACAATTATTTAGCAATCAACAAGAGGTTATTAAAATTATTGCCAAAGGCACTCATAAACAACCTGCGCATTACCAACAAAATCAGCCAAACCAGTCTCGTTTTATAGAGGCGCAAGCACTTAATATAACTTATTTAACCAAACAAGAGCTTGTACATCTTAAAGGCAAAGCACACCTAGTGCAAGGATTTGATTCTTTCAGTGGTGGCACGCTTGATTATGACATTAAAAATGACAAGATAATCACC
- the lptC gene encoding LPS export ABC transporter periplasmic protein LptC yields MASFQLRHNLLSTISIIVIIGVIWLLIALLLPLFSTPEDKKQASLIQNQITSKGETYLEKIDNFSLQEFDAKAQLSHFVKAKSYFSFKNSPALLIEPKVVFYDERGFKDYVLNSKRAHYTDSGEIKFKGEVSIQSSNGLSHKINTEELLVGIKTSDLISKKPVTYLGENVKIISQGMHMYAKDDTMKLIGRTKINQDSGQQILTKDLYISQSKGQKHYYSNSKTTYLAKKNTIYASGVDMDRQKQVIQLLGKVKIVQDSGSKITTKNLTIDQSNGLEVYRTKEKIHYQSNIADIHAFGMNYDVIEQKIRLTGGVVGRYE; encoded by the coding sequence TGTTATATGGCTTCTGATAGCGTTATTGTTGCCTTTATTTTCCACGCCAGAAGATAAAAAACAAGCCTCATTAATACAAAATCAAATCACTTCTAAAGGAGAGACTTATCTTGAAAAAATTGATAATTTTTCCTTGCAAGAATTTGATGCTAAAGCGCAATTGTCACATTTTGTTAAAGCCAAAAGCTATTTTAGTTTTAAAAATTCTCCAGCATTGTTAATAGAGCCAAAAGTAGTATTTTATGATGAAAGAGGTTTTAAAGACTATGTGCTAAATTCTAAACGAGCCCACTATACTGATAGCGGTGAAATTAAATTTAAAGGTGAAGTTAGCATTCAATCTAGCAATGGACTTAGTCATAAAATAAATACAGAAGAATTATTAGTCGGCATTAAAACCAGTGACTTGATAAGCAAAAAACCAGTGACTTATTTGGGTGAAAATGTTAAGATTATTTCTCAAGGCATGCATATGTATGCTAAGGACGATACAATGAAGTTAATAGGTCGTACCAAAATTAACCAAGATAGTGGGCAACAAATATTAACCAAAGATTTGTATATCAGTCAATCCAAAGGTCAGAAACATTACTATTCAAATAGTAAAACCACTTATTTGGCTAAGAAAAACACAATCTATGCCAGTGGCGTTGATATGGACAGACAAAAACAAGTGATACAATTATTAGGCAAGGTAAAAATTGTGCAAGATTCTGGCTCTAAAATTACGACCAAAAATTTAACTATTGACCAGTCAAATGGTTTAGAAGTGTACCGAACTAAGGAAAAAATACATTATCAATCTAATATTGCTGATATTCATGCTTTTGGTATGAATTATGATGTGATTGAGCAAAAAATTAGATTGACGGGTGGCGTGGTAGGGCGCTATGAGTAA